From Hermetia illucens chromosome 6, iHerIll2.2.curated.20191125, whole genome shotgun sequence, one genomic window encodes:
- the LOC119658699 gene encoding phenoloxidase 2-like, which produces MANKNDLLLLFERPKEPIFMEKGAENAVFDVPHNFLTDRYRPIGTEVQNRFGMMAEKRIPVQNISIPSLAIPMSLGRNEQFSLFIPRHRRIAGRLIDIFVGVRSVQDLLSVAAYARDRVNPYLFNYALSVAVLHRPDTRDLNIPTFVQIFPDKFIDSQVMTRIREEASIVPERMRMPIVIPKDYTASDLDPEHRLWYFREDIGANLHHWHWHLVYPFEADREDIVRKDRRGELFYYMHEQLVARFNCERFSNDLARVQRFNNLRDPIPEGYFPKMDSLVASRAWPPRFDNTRLSDLNRELDQIKLDVADLERWRDRIFEAIHQGFVIDESGNRVELDEMNGIDILGNLIESSIISLNRQVYGDLHNMGHVFISYAHDPNHRHLESFGVMGDSATAMRDPVFYKWHAYIDDMFQEHKEVLQPYTTDQLGFQGVTISDVNVNTTDFPANTFQTFWQQSDVDLSRGLDFVPRGNVFARFTHLQHAPWTYTININNNASTGRLGTVRIFLGPKFDERGIEMLFRDQRLLMIELDKFVVSLRPGSNTIRRPSINSSVTIPFERTFRDLDSNRPADGTAEEMAFNFCGCGWPHNLLIPKGKPGGLTFELFVMVTDYEQDRVDQDLAGTCNDAVSYCGVRDRLYPDRKPMGFPFDRLPRSGGDRLTTFLTPNMFVREVNIFFTDRTVTRPTIQNAVQPQ; this is translated from the exons ATGGCaaacaaaaatgatcttttGCTCCTTTTCGAGCGGCCCAAGGAGCCAATTTTCATGGAAAAAGGCGCGGAAAATGCCGTGTTCGATGTCCCACATAACTTCCTGACGGATCGCTATCGTCCAATCGGAACCGAGGTTCAGAATCGTTTTGGAATGATGGCTGAAAAGCGGATTCCTGTTCAGAATATATCAATTCCAAGCTTGGCAATTCCCATGTCCTTGGGTCGTAATGAACAATTTTCATTGTTCATCCCGAGACATAGACGCATTGCTGGGAGACTGATTGATATTTTCGTCG GGGTTAGATCCGTACAGGACCTTCTCAGCGTTGCTGCATATGCTCGGGATCGAGTTAATCCCTATCTATTCAACTATGCTCTCTCAGTTGCGGTGCTGCATCGACCAGATACACGGGACTTAAACATACCAACTTTCGTTCAGATATTCCCAGATAAGTTCATCGACTCCCAAGTCATGACGCGCATTCGTGAAGAAGCGTCCATTGTCCCGGAAAGGATGAGAATGCCTATTGTTATTCCGAAGGACTATACAGCTTCGGATCTCGACCCAGAACACAG GCTCTGGTACTTCCGAGAAGACATCGGAGCTAACCTCCATCATTGGCATTGGCATTTAGTATATCCTTTCGAAGCAGATCGTGAAGATATCGTTCGTAAGGACAGACGTGGAGAACTTTTCTACTACATGCATGAACAACTAGTTGCCCGCTTCAATTGTGAAAGATTTAGTAATGATCTTGCCCGTGTCCAACGTTTCAACAATCTTCGTGATCCTATCCCTGAAGGATACTTCCCAAAAATGGACTCATTAGTAGCAAGCCGTGCTTGGCCACCAAGATTCGATAATACCAGGCTAAGTGATCTGAATCGTGAGCTCGATCAAATCAAGTTGGATGTTGCGGATTTGGAAAGATGGCGGGACAGGATCTTTGAGGCTATCCATCAAGGATTTGttattgat GAAAGCGGCAATCGTGTTGAACTGGACGAGATGAACGGCATTGATATTCTGGGCAATCTCATCGAATCATCCATTATATCTCTGAATCGACAAGTTTATGGAGATCTGCATAATATGGGGCACGTTTTCATTTCATACGCTCATGATCCGAATCATCGCCATTTGGAATCTTTCGGTGTAATGGGTGATAGTGCTACTGCTATGCGTGATCCTGTCTTCTACAAATGGCATGCATATATCGATGATATGTTCCAGGAACACAAGGAAGTTCTTCAACCATACACCACTGACCAG TTGGGCTTCCAAGGAGTAACCATCTCTGACGTGAATGTTAACACAACAGATTTTCCTGCAAACACTTTCCAAACTTTCTGGCAACAATCAGATGTGGATCTTTCTCGAGGACTCGACTTTGTTCCTCGTGGCAACGTATTCGCAAGATTTACACATCTACAACATGCCCCTTGGACTTATACGATAAATATCAACAATAACGCAAGTACCGGTCGCTTGGGAACTGTTAGGATTTTCCTAGGACCTAAATTTGATGAGCGTGGTATCGAGATGCTTTTCCGTGATCAACGTTTGCTTATGATTGAATTAGATAAATTCGTTGTATCTC TTCGTCCTGGAAGCAATACCATACGCCGCCCATCAATTAATTCCTCCGTTACAATTCCGTTTGAAAGAACATTCAGGGATTTGGATTCGAATCGTCCTGCTGATGGCACAGCCGAGGAAATGGCTTTCAACTTTTGTGGTTGTGGTTGGCCTCATAATCTCCTGATTCCGAAAGGAAAACCTGGTGGTCTTACTTTCGAGTTGTTTGTGATGGTCACAGATTATGAGCAAGATAGG GTTGACCAGGACCTCGCAGGAACCTGCAACGATGCAGTTTCGTATTGTGGAGTTCGGGACCGATTGTATCCAGATAGGAAACCAATGGGCTTCCCATTTGATCGATTACCGCGCAGTGGAGGTGATCGCCTAACTACTTTCTTGACGCCAAACATGTTTGTGAGAGAGGTCAACATATTTTTCACGGATCGGACCGTTACAAGGCCGACAATTCAGAATGCTGTTCAGCCACAGTAG
- the LOC119658961 gene encoding uncharacterized protein LOC119658961 produces MADKKNLLLLFDRPQEPVFMEKGNKVVFDVPDNFLTDRYKPIGNEVQSRFGEKAEQRIPVNNISIPDLRIPMSLGRNEQFSLFVPRHRRVAGRLIDIFVGVRSIDDLQSVAVFARDRVNPYLFNYALSVALLHRPDTKGLRLPSFVETFPDKYVDSKVFAQIREEATVVEEGSRMPIIIPRDYTASDLDPEHRLWYFREDMGVNLHHWHWHLVYPFEAASREIVNKDRRGELFYYMHQQLVARYNFERFSNNLARVKRFNNLREPIPEGYFPKMDSLVASRAWPPRVENTVLRDLNRELDQIKLDVSDLERWRDRFFEAVHQGFIVDESGNRVQLDETRGIDILGNIMESSIISPNRQLYGDLHNMGHVFISYSHDPDHRHLESFGVMGDTATAMRDPIFYKWHAYVDDMFQEHKESLTPYTLPQLNYRGVTVTGINVAPEGGKADTFQTFWQQSDINLSRGMDFVPRGNVFARFTHLQHAPFTYTINVNNDGGAARFGTIRIFLGPKFDERGTEMLFRDQRLLMIELDKFVVSLRPGQNTVRRRSIESSVTLPFERVFRNLDDNRPAEGTAEEAQFNFCGCGWPDHMLIPRGKPEGLPCQLFVMISNYDDDRVDQELTGTCNDAASYCGVKDRLYPDRRAMGYPFDRLPRQGSDRLSNFLTPNMMVKDMSIVFTDRTTVRSIPFTMADKKNLLLLFDRPQEPVFMEKGNKAVFDIPDNFLTDRYKPIGNEVQSRFGEKAEQRIPVNNISIPDLRIPMSLGRNEQFSLFVPRHRRIAGRLIDIFMGVRSIDDLQSVAVFARDRVNPYLFNYALSVALLHRPDTKGLRLPSFVETFPDKYVDSKVFSQIREEATVVEEGSRMPIIIPKDYTASDLDPEHRLWYFREDMGVNLHHWHWHLVYPFEAASREIVNKDRRGELFYYMHQQLVARYNLERFSNNLARVKRFNNLRDPIPEGYFPKMDSLVASRAWPPRMENTVLRDLDRELDQIKLDVSDLERWRDRFYEAVHQGFIVDESGNRVQLDETRGIDILGNIMESSIISPNRQLYGDLHNMGHVFISYSHDPDHRHLESFGVMGDSATAMRDPVFYKWHAYVDDMFQEHKESLTPYTLPQLNYRGVTITGISVAPEGGKADTFQTFWQQSDINLSRGMDFVPRGNVFARFTHLQHAPFTYTINVNNDGGAARFGTVRIFLGPKFDERGTEMLFRDQRLLMIELDKFVVSMRPGQNTIRRRSNESSVTIPFERVFRNLDDNRPAEGTAEEAQFNFCGCGWPDHMLLPRGKPEGLPCQLFVMVSNYDDDRVDQELTGTCNDAASYCGVKDRLYPDRRAMGYPFDRLPRQGSDRLSNFLTPNMMVKDIPVVFTDRTTVRS; encoded by the exons ATGGCCGACAAGAAGAATCTTCTGTTACTCTTTGATCGCCCCCAAGAGCCGGTGTTTATGGAAAAGGGCAATAAAGTCGTTTTTGATGTCCCCGACAACTTCCTGACCGATCGTTACAAACCAATTGGAAATGAGGTCCAGAGTCGTTTTGGCGAGAAAGCTGAACAAAGGATTCCTGTGAACAATATCTCAATTCCGGATCTAAGGATCCCAATGTCACTTGGAAGGAACGAACAATTTTCACTGTTTGTACCTCGGCATAGGCGAGTTGCTGGCCGACTTATTGATATCTTCGTCG GTGTTCGTTCGATTGATGATCTTCAAAGTGTTGCAGTCTTTGCTCGTGATCGTGTCAACCCTTATTTATTCAATTATGCGCTTTCTGTTGCTCTCCTGCATCGTCCGGATACCAAAGGATTGCGTCTACCATCATTTGTTGAAACCTTCCCTGATAAGTATGTTGACTCAAAAGTTTTCGCGCAAATCCGCGAAGAAGCAACGGTAGTAGAAGAGGGTTCCAGAATGCCAATTATCATCCCGCGAGATTACACAGCATCGGATTTGGACCCAGAGCATAG ATTGTGGTACTTCCGTGAAGATATGGGTGTGAATCTCCACCACTGGCATTGGCATTTAGTCTATCCATTCGAAGCTGCAAGCCGTGAAATCGTCAACAAGGACAGACGTGGTGAACTCTTCTATTACATGCACCAGCAGCTTGTCGCccgctacaactttgagagatTCAGCAATAATTTGGCACGAGTCAAGCGATTCAACAACTTGCGCGAGCCCATTCCTGAAGGATATTTCCCGAAGATGGATTCCTTGGTTGCCAGTCGCGCTTGGCCACCTCGTGTGGAAAACACAGTTCTCAGAGATCTCAATCGGGAATTGGACCAAATCAAACTTGATGTTTCTGACTTGGAGAGATGGCGTGATCGATTCTTTGAAGCTGTCCACCAGGGATTCATTGTTGAT GAAAGCGGCAACCGCGTTCAATTAGACGAAACCCGCGGCATTGATATCCTTGGAAATATAATGGAATCCTCGATCATCTCACCGAATCGTCAGCTTTATGGGGATCTTCACAATATGGGCCACGTTTTCATTTCCTATTCTCACGACCCTGATCATCGTCATTTGGAGTCATTCGGAGTAATGGGTGATACCGCCACCGCTATGAGAGATCCTATCTTCTACAAATGGCACGCATATGTTGATGATATGTTCCAGGAACATAAGGAAAGTTTGACACCATATACGCTTCCACAG CTCAACTATCGCGGAGTCACAGTCACTGGTATCAATGTAGCTCCTGAAGGAGGTAAAGCTGATACCTTCCAAACATTCTGGCAACAGTCAGATATCAACCTGTCCCGTGGAATGGATTTCGTACCGCGTGGAAACGTTTTCGCCAGATTCACCCACTTACAACATGCCCCATTCACCTACACGATCAACGTTAATAATGATGGAGGCGCAGCCCGGTTTGGTACCATACGTATCTTCTTGGGACCGAAATTTGATGAACGTGGTACTGAGATGTTGTTCCGTGATCAACGTTTGCTTATGATTGAGTTGGACAAGTTTGTAGTGTCAT TACGTCCTGGACAAAATACTGTAAGACGTCGTTCTATAGAGTCCTCCGTTACTCTACCCTTTGAACGTGTCTTCCGGAACTTAGATGACAATCGACCAGCAGAAGGTACAGCCGAAGAAGCTCAATTCAACTTCTGTGGCTGTGGATGGCCCGATCATATGCTCATTCCCAGAGGAAAACCAGAAGGACTTCCCTgtcagcttttcgttatgattTCGAACTATGATGACGATAGG GTCGACCAAGAATTGACTGGAACGTGCAACGATGCGGCCTCCTATTGTGGTGTTAAGGATCGATTGTATCCTGACCGTCGTGCCATGGGATACCCATTTGATCGTCTACCAAGACAAGGAAGCGACCGACTCAGCAACTTCCTGACACCAAATATGATGGTCAAGGACATGTCTATTGTTTTCACTGACCGTACAACTGTCCGCTC TATTCCTTTCACTATGGCTGACAAGAAGAATCTCCTGTTGCTCTTCGATCGCCCACAGGAGCCAGTTTTTATGGAAAAGGGCAATAAGGCCGTTTTCGACATCCCTGACAATTTCCTGACCGATCGTTACAAACCAATCGGCAATGAGGTCCAAAGTCGTTTTGGCGAGAAGGCTGAACAAAGGATTCCTGTGAACAATATTTCGATTCCGGATCTAAGGATCCCAATGTCATTGGGCAGGAATGAACAGTTTTCTTTGTTTGTCCCACGGCATAGGCGAATTGCTGGACGACTTATTGATATTTTCATGG GTGTTCGCTCAATCGACGATCTTCAGAGTGTTGCAGTCTTCGCTCGTGATCGTGTCAACCCTTATTTATTCAACTATGCCCTTTCTGTTGCTTTGCTTCATCGTCCGGATACCAAAGGATTGCGTCTACCATCATTTGTGGAAACCTTTCCTGACAAATATGTTGACTCAAAGGTTTTCTCGCAAATCCGTGAGGAAGCAACGGTAGTAGAAGAAGGTTCCAGAATGCCTATTATCATCCCGAAAGATTATACCGCTTCGGATTTGGACCCAGAACATCG ACTATGGTACTTCCGCGAAGATATGGGTGTCAACCTCCATCACTGGCATTGGCACTTGGTCTACCCATTCGAAGCTGCAAGTCGTGAAATCGTGAATAAAGATAGACGTGGTGAACTCTTCTACTACATGCACCAGCAGCTTGTCGCTCGTTACAATTTGGAAAGATTCAGCAATAATTTGGCACGAGTTAAACGATTCAACAACTTACGCGATCCCATCCCGGAAGGATATTTCCCGAAAATGGATTCTTTGGTTGCCAGTCGTGCCTGGCCTCCACGTATGGAAAACACAGTTCTCAGAGATCTTGATAGGGAGCTGGATCAAATTAAACTTGATGTATCTGACTTAGAGAGATGGCGTGATCGTTTCTATGAAGCTGTGCATCAAGGATTTATTGTTGAT GAAAGCGGCAACCGTGTCCAACTAGACGAAACCCGTGGCATTGATATCCTTGGAAATATAATGGAATCCTCGATCATTTCTCCCAATCGTCAGCTATACGGAGATCTTCACAATATGGGCCATGTATTTATTTCCTACTCCCATGATCCTGATCATCGCCATTTGGAGTCATTCGGAGTAATGGGTGATTCTGCAACTGCTATGAGAGATCCTGTCTTCTACAAATGGCATGCATACGTCGATGATATGTTCCAGGAACATAAGGAAAGCCTTACACCATACACTCTACCACAA CTCAACTATCGCGGAGTCACAATCACTGGTATCAGTGTAGCTCCTGAAGGAGGTAAAGCTGATACCTTCCAAACATTCTGGCAACAATCTGACATAAACTTGTCCCGTGGAATGGATTTCGTACCACGTGGCAATGTTTTCGCCAGATTCACCCACTTACAACATGCCCCATTCACCTACACGATCAACGTTAATAATGATGGAGGCGCAGCCCGGTTTGGTACCGTGCGTATTTTCTTGGGACCGAAATTCGATGAACGTGGTACTGAGATGTTGTTCCGTGATCAACGTTTGCTTATGATTGAGTTGGATAAGTTCGTGGTTTCAA TGCGTCCTGGACAAAATACCATCAGACGCCGGTCTAACGAGTCTTCTGTCACCATACCCTTCGAGCGAGTTTTCCGAAATTTAGATGACAATCGACCAGCAGAAGGCACAGCTGAGGAAGCTCAATTCAACTTCTGTGGCTGTGGATGGCCGGATCATATGCTTCTTCCCAGAGGAAAACCAGAGGGACTCCCATGTCAACTCTTCGTTATGGTATCGAACTACGATGATGATAGG GTCGACCAAGAATTGACTGGAACGTGCAACGATGCGGCCTCTTATTGCGGTGTAAAAGACCGATTGTATCCTGACCGTCGTGCTATGGGCTATCCATTCGATCGTCTACCAAGACAAGGAAGCGACCGACTCAGCAACTTCCTCACACCCAATATGATGGTTAAGGACATCCCAGTTGTATTCACTGACCGTACTACTGTCCGCTCTTAG
- the LOC119659444 gene encoding phenoloxidase 2-like, producing the protein MADKKNLLLLFERPLEPVFMQKGYSSVFDVPDNFLTDRYKFIANEVRDRFGESANILIPVKNITMPDLKIPLSLDRDEPFSLLIPRHRRIAGRLIDIFMGMRSIDDLQSVAVYARDRLNPYLFNYALSVALLHRPDTKGLSLPPFVEIFPEKYIDSKVIPKIREEATIVTDGSRMPIIIPKDYTASDLDPEHRLWYFREDMGINIHHWHWHLVYPFEAANREIVAKDRRGELFYYMHQQIIARYNVERFCNQLPRIKPFNNFRDPIPGAYFPHSLVASRAYSPRVENSVLKDLDRELDQIKNDISDLERWRDRIYEAIHQGFVVDASGNQIQLNGVKGIDILGNVVESSILSPNRQLYGDFHNMGHVFISFVHDPDHRHLESFAIMGDTAINMREPVFYLWHAYIDDIFQEHKENLTPYILSELNYRGVTVSGVTVNSENGPADTFQTFWQQSDVNLSRGMDFIPRGNVFARFTHLQHSPFSYTININNDGGAARFGTVRIFLGPKFDERGTEMLFRDQRILMIELDKFVVSMQPGQSTIRRRSSESTVTIPFERTFRNLDENRPEAGTSEEEQFNFCGCGWPEHMLLPRGVPKGFRCQLFVMVSNYDDDRVDQDLVGTCNDAAAYCGVRDRLYPDRRAMGYPFDRLPRQGSDRLADFLTPNMFVKDVSIVYTDSTTVRGQ; encoded by the exons ATGGCCGACAAAAAGAATCTCCTTTTGCTTTTCGAACGTCCTCTGGAGCCAGTTTTTATGCAAAAAGGTTACAGTTCGGTTTTCGATGTCCCTGACAACTTCCTCACGGATCGCTACAAATTCATTGCAAATGAGGTTCGAGATCGTTTCGGAGAGAGTGCCAACATCCTGATTCCTGTTAAAAACATTACAATGCCAGATTTAAAGATTCCCTTGTCGTTGGACAGGGACGAACCCTTCTCATTGTTGATTCCTCGTCACAGGCGCATTGCAGGACGACTTATTGATATTTTTATGG GTATGCGCTCCATCGATGATCTGCAAAGCGTTGCTGTTTATGCTAGAGATCGGTTGAATCCATATCTTTTCAACTATGCCCTCTCAGTAGCCTTGCTTCATCGACCAGATACTAAAGGACTAAGTCTTCCACCATTCGTTGAAATATTTCCGGAGAAATATATAGATTCGAAAGTTATTCCTAAAATTCGAGAGGAAGCGACTATTGTCACGGATGGATCCCGGATGCCAATAATCATCCCTAAGGACTATACTGCTTCGGACTTGGACCCAGAGCATAG GCTGTGGTACTTCCGAGAGGACATGGGCATCAACATCCATCACTGGCATTGGCACTTGGTATACCCATTCGAGGCAGCCAATCGTGAAATTGTAGCAAAGGATAGACGTGGAGAACTCTTTTATTACATGCATCAGCAAATTATCGCCCGGTATAACGTTGAACGATTCTGCAACCAGTTACCACGCATAAAACCGTTCAATAATTTTCGTGATCCCATTCCTGGCGCGTATTTTCCCCATTCACTGGTTGCCAGTCGAGCATATTCGCCACGTGTTGAAAATAGTGTTTTGAAGGATTTAGATCGAGAGTTGGATCAAATCAAAAATGATATCTCTGATCTTGAAAGATGGAGGGACAGGATCTATGAAGCTATCCATCAAGGATTTGTAGTCGAT GCAAGCGGAAACCAAATTCAACTAAATGGTGTTAAAGGAATCGATATTCTTGGAAATGTTGTGGAGTCCTCAATTCTGTCACCAAATAGACAGCTCTATGGTGATTTCCATAACATGGGTCATGTTTTCATCTCATTCGTTCATGATCCTGACCACCGTCATTTGGAATCGTTTGCAATTATGGGTGATACCGCCATCAACATGCGAGAGCCGGTCTTCTATCTTTGGCatgcatacatcgatgacataTTCCAGGAGCACAAAGAAAATTTGACACCCTACATCCTCTCTGAG ctgaaTTACCGAGGAGTCACTGTATCTGGTGTCACTGTTAACTCCGAAAATGGACCTGCTGATACTTTCCAAACATTCTGGCAACAATCTGATGTTAACTTATCCCGCGGTATGGACTTCATACCGCGCGGCAACGTCTTCGCAAGATTTACCCATCTCCAACACAGTCCTTTCTCTTACACCATTAATATCAATAATGATGGAGGAGCGGCgcgttttggaacagtgcgtatTTTCCTTGGACCGAAATTCGATGAACGTGGAACTGAGATGTTGTTCAGAGATCAACGCATTCTGATGATTGAACTGGATAAGTTTGTGGTGTCGA TGCAACCAGGACAAAGTACAATTCGTCGTCGTTCCAGTGAATCAACAGTGACCATTCCATTTGAAAGGACCTTCCGAAACTTGGATGAAAATCGTCCCGAAGCAGGTACTTCGGAAGAAGAACAATTCAATTTCTGTGGATGTGGATGGCCTGAGCACATGCTCCTTCCAAGAGGTGTCCCGAAAGGTTTCCGTTGCCAACTTTTCGTTATGGTCTCGAATTATGACGATGATAGG GTTGATCAAGATCTGGTGGGAACTTGTAATGATGCTGCGGCTTATTGTGGAGTTCGTGATCGTCTTTATCCTGATCGTCGAGCCATGGGCTATCCGTTCGATCGTTTGCCACGTCAAGGATCCGACCGGTTGGCTGATTTTTTGACGCCTAATATGTTTGTAAAGGATGTTTCCATTGTTTACACTGACAGTACTACTGTCCGTGGGCAGTAA